The genomic interval CGCCCGTGTGGTGGCGAGCATCAGCGGCGCCGTTCGCGCAGCGTGGCGACGATGGCCTGTCTTCGGTCAGGGCAACTTCGTCATACTCATCTTTGCGGTAATATTCTGCCGCGATTTTATTAGTACACGAGAGCAATTTAGTCGGTGGTTTCGTTAGCTGGAAGAGCCGGTGGGCCCTGCGAAAAGACAATGTAATTCGCGATGCGAAGTAAGAGCGAGATATCGAGAGTTGAAATTTTCAGGGCCTGTCTGTTCGCTGGAGCAAGTTGATTTTCTCGTAAAAAGGATGCGACACCATTTTTTGCGTTGCATTGGAATTGTCCGATATCGTCCGGATAAGCAAGAGGCGCTCTCGTGCACATTTGTACTACCAATATAAAAATTGCACGAGCGATGATCCAGTCCGGGAAAACGCAGCTAATCTACTGACAAATCAAAGAATTACGTTTTCTCGCGGACCGTGAGGAAGAGCTTTTCCATTCCATTCAATTTGGAAAGACTCTGGAAGGATGCTACCGGAATTTCTTGTAATTATCACTTATCGCCCCTCAAATGCCCACGTTACGCGGATGAAACGTTTATAATTCGTCTGCCAAAAGCTTCTGTAACTAATACCGGACAGATCGGTCGGGCGCTGACGGGCTGTAACTGTTACGCCCACGATTGCTGCACTGCGATAGCGGCTGTCCGCGCGCAAAGCGAATTGGCGAATCAACTGTTTTTTTGGCTTCCGAACCCGACTTACGCAACGAGGGCGACCTCGATCACTGGCGAGTCGACGGGTTCACATCAATGAGTGACTGTCAACGGTGAACGAAAAAAACTCGGATTAATTTTTCGTCATCCTGAATTTTTTAAGTCGCGCATATTGGTGCGAAATTTGTTTATCAAACTGAGGTGCACTGGCCTGTCAGTGTGAGCCTCGCCAGATGTTCGAGTCGCGTCAGCGGCGTGCATTAACTCCTTGTGACGTTTTCCCGGTCTTGCGATCGGCAGGATTCTTCATGCCGGCGTTGACTGAATCTTTTCACGCAATCGGTGCGTGTTGCGCTCGATCGCTGTGGAGGATATCGATGTAGTCATTGTTTGCGATTGTCGAACGATCACGGCGCAATGAAATAGTAAGCATGACGTAATAAATAGAATGTTCGCCCGACGCCGGGAAAACATTTCGCCTACACCGCTGGTCGGTGAAAAGTCGGGATGCGAGCGGAAGGCAGCGCGTCCACCACCGGATAGCGGCACATCAAGGCTTCATCAGCAATGAACGCGGTCAGCGCGTTCTCAGGTTCACCTCTCTCTGGACTCAATAACGTCAAGGCGGGACGACTGATCGATCTTGCTGAATTTTCGGGGACAACCTGCTTTAGCGAAACATACGGACAATGACGAGATACTTGAAACTATTGGGCGTTGCATCAGCAACGGTGTTGGCATCGTTTGCCGCGGAAAGCGCGCAGGCTCAGGCAAGCACCATCACGGTCTCAGGACAGCAATACAAGCTGTGCGCGCAGGAGAATGGCAAATGCTCATTCCTCGGAACTGGCTCGGTGGTGTTTGGTGCGGTTCCGCCCACATCGCCGTCGGTGATGTTGACCGCGCCGCGTACGTTCAGCAATGGCGTCGGCTGTTATGTCGGCGCAGTCTCGCAGTCGGACCCCGCATACGGGTACGGCAAGTCTTGTTGGGTTAAAGCGGTTGCCGCAACGCCGACCCCGACACCCACTCCGACGCCAACGCCGACACCAACGCCGACCCCAACGCCAACGCCGACTCCGACTCCGACTCCGACGCCGACGCCGACTCCCACGCCGACTCCCACGCCGACTCCGACTCCGTCCCCCACGCCGGGCAATGCGACCATGTCGTGCAGCACGCCGACGCAAACAGCGGGCGGAACCGCGAACGGCGTGATCAGCGCCGACACGCCGACCACCGACGGCCTGCGCGTGTTCCAGAACAACGCCCCGTTCAAACTGGCGATTACGACGAACGCGCCGAGTGCGGACACCGTCGTCTGGTCCGTCGCGGATTCCAATGGCGCGATCAAGACGCAAGGCAGTTTTGCGGTCAAGGCCGGCGTACAAACCAGCACGATTCCGTGTACGTCGACGTGGTCCGGCTATGGTGCACTCACCGCCACTCTGCGTTCGAATGGCGGCACGTTGCCGAGAAGCGGCACGCGTCCGGTCGGCATCGCGACGTTCGGTGTGTTGCCGAACCTCAGTTCGGTTCTGGGCACCGTGACGTATGCGCACCAGGATCAGCACCGCTTCGGTATGCAGGGCTTCAACGGCAATATCGCCGCCTTGCACGCGCTGGGTATCTCGTGGACGATCGACGATCGTCAGGTATCGGCCATGGAACCGAACGGCCCGAATACGTACACGCCGAACGTGAACGACCTCGATCCGTTCTACAAGGCCAATCCTGATCAGATGCGTATCGTGCGTCTGGACGGACTGCCGGCGTGGGACTCGAAGACCGGCCAGTTCAACGACAGCTATTACGCACCGTCGAACATGCCTGAGTTCCAGACCTTCATGAGCAAGGTCGGCACCGATACGAGCCTGATCCGCGCTGCCAACTACCCGAATCAGCAGAAGAACTACTATCAGGTAACGTGGGAACCGAGCCTCGGTTGGGCGGATAGCGACGCGAATTTCGTCGCCATGTACAAAGCTGCTTACGAAGGCATTCACTCGACCGATCCGAATGCGGTCGTGATGGGCACCGGCAATCCGTTCGCTTCCAATTGCGATACCTGTACGACGGGCTATCTGCAGAAGTTCGGCGCGCTCGGCCTGTGGAATTACATCGATGCGGTGGCCACGCACGGCTACTGGAATGCGGGCACGTACCCGGCTCATCCGCCTGAGCTGCAGGATTCCGATCCGAGCACGGCGAACCAGGCCAACGCGCTCGACAACCAGATGGCGCAACTGCGTTCGGTCATGCAGGCCGGCAAGCCGAACATGAAGCTCTTCTTCACGGAAGCGGGCGTGAGCTACGACCCGGGCCTCAACTACGGTCCGAATGTGCCGTCGCAGAACCAGTTGTTCGCACATGCTGCAGTCGGCGTGCGGGCACACATCATCGTGCTTGGCGGCGGTGCTCAGGTCACGACGCTGTTCTACGGTCCGGACTATCCGGGCGAAGTGGGCTACGGCTCGTTCTTCGATCTGAACGATGCACAAGGCGCATTCGGTGCATCGAACCTGTCGCCGAAGCCTGAAGCGATGGCCTTCGCAACGATGACGCGGGTTCTCGACGGCACGAATACGCTGGGCCGGATCAAGAGCGCGCCCGCGGGAGTCTTTGCGTATGGGTTCCAGCAACTGGGCAACGGCAAGGTCGTGACCGCCGCGTGGACGCACAGCAATGCTCAGTGGCCGGCGAGCAACGGCACGTATAGCCAGACCTATTCCACCAGCTATTCGCTTCAGGTCGACAATGCCGGCACGTCGGGCAATGTGACGAAGATCGACGGCTACGGCAATGTCAGCACGGTGGCGTATACCAACGGTCAGGTCGCGCTGACGCTCACTGAAGTGCCGCAGTACATCGTGTCGAACAACGCTACGGTTGCCAAGGCCAATGCGACTGTTCCGCTCGGTTACACCGGCCAGTAACTGGCTCGATAGGCGGTTCAACCACCGCTGAAAAAGATCGACGCGCCGCCGATATGAAAAGCGGCGCGTCGATTACGCATTCATGGTCACGTTGATAACGGTACGTTGTAGCGCATTGTGCGCCGACCACGATCGCATGCATGAAATCCGCCCGCACTCGCGGCGAGTAAAGAGGGGGAGAGCGGCCCGCACCGCGACGTCCTCCGCCGTTCGCAACGCTCTACCGTTGCGCGTTCAAAACTTCGACACCCTTATCCGTAAAGAACGCGAGCCCTGCTCCGAGCATCGCGTATTGGCTCTTGATCACCGGCATATCATGCGGAACGACATCGCGTAGCGCCGCAAGATACTTTGGCGTGAAGATGCGATTCCAGTTGGCGGCAAGCTGACTCGCCGAATCTATCATTTCGTGATGCGTCGCGCTCCAGTTCACCCGCAACGGGAAGTGAACAAAGCGCGCGGCCTGCTTCGGGTCGCCCTTCAATGCGGCGAAATAGAAGCCTTGAGCGCGTGCTTCGAATGCGTCATCCGTTTCGTTGGTGATCATCCCGTAGCGGTGTCCTGTATTCGCGTCCGCGAACGACATGCCTTCGAGATTGAAACTGACCGGCAAAGTCTTCCCGCCGCCGTTCCAACTGCCGGCAAGTCCCACGCTATTGGAAAAATCGAGCGGCTGGTCGCCGTTCGATCCATTGCCGACGAAGTGCAAATCGAAAGTGCCATTCGCTTCCCGCAGTGTCAGAAGTAGAAGTAATGCCCTTTGCCTATCGCATTCCCGTGCAAAACGAGCGTCATACCGACCTTCGCTCCGCCGACCGTGCCAGAATAATCCACGCTGCTCGTGCTTTCGGACTGCGCGATGGCAGCGTGATTCATGCCCGTCGACAATCCAGACACTACGGCAAGCATCGCGATCGTGCGTCTCCGGTTCAGGCCATGAAGGCGCAATCGAGGTGTGTTCATGCGACATCCTGTTTTGGGAAGCGAAGAGGCTAGCATGAACGGCGCGGCTCGAAAATCGCGTCCGGGCGCTCCGCATCAAAGTGGCTGCGCTACGTTCGCGGATGAACGCCATTCACGTTTCATCGACCCATTTGCCGGCCATAAACTCCAACGCTACGTGACAGTCAACTGAAATCGACGCGGCATTCGCGCAACCGGCGCACTCCGGACATGGCATATTGGCGAAGCCAGTCATCAACAGGAGCACTCCATGCGAATCCAGACCTCTTTCCTCTTCGATCTCGACGGGACGCTGGTCGACAGCGTCTACCAGCACGTGCTGGCCTGGAAAGAAGCGCTCGACAGCGAAGGCATTCCCTTGTCGGTCTGGCGAATTCACCGCAAGATCGGCATGAGCGGCGGGCTCTTCACCAATCAGCTTTTGCGGGAAACGCACGGCGAGATCAACGCCGACCGGGTCGAGCGTCTCCGTCAAGCTCACGCCGCAGCCTATCAGCGGTTGCGCGCACAGGTGTGTCCGCTGCCGGGCGCGCGTGCGCTGCTCGACGCGCTGACGCAAGCCGGAACGCCTTGGGCCGTGGCGACGAGCGGCCGCATGGAGACGGCGGCGCTCAATCTGGAGGCCCTCGGGGTCGATCCGGCGAAGGCCGTGGTCGTCACGCGCGACGACGTCAAATATGCAAAGCCGGATCCGGATCTGTTCATCGCCGCCGCCGGGCGGCTCGGCGTACCGGTCGAACACACGGTGGTGGTCGGCGACAGCATCTGGGACATGCTCGCGGCGCGGCGCTGCCGGGCGCTGGGCGTGGGTTTGCTGTCGGGCGGATACGGCACGGAGGAACTCGAGCGCGCCGGCGCGCTGCGGGTCTACGACGATCCGGCGGATCTGCTGGATCATCTGGACGAGGTGGCGTCGCGCCCGTAAAAGGCGGCCCTTGATCGCGGATCGCCCAGAACGCATAAGCGCCGCCGTTGATCGCCGCGGCGACTTCGCGCGATCGATGCCAAGGCCCTGTACTATATTGTTCAGCGGAAAACCGCCTTGGCGACCGGCGTGAGAGAATCCTGCAAGGCGTGCCGGAATGTTCCATATGCGAACATGCGGGAACCGGAAGCGGCAAAGTATGGCCCGGCCATGAGACCGATGGCCGAGGCAGCGGGTCCCCATATGCTCGAGAGCCGCCGCGCCGCATCGTGCCGTGCGGGTTGCTGTGACCTGCGGCCAGCGGTCTGCCGCGGTTGTCCTCCAGCGGGGGCGTGACGAACCACGTGAAAATATGAACAATTTTATTCGACCACCTGTTTTCCATCCGTCGACGGTTGTCTTCGTGGATGACAACGACAGCTATCTCGACGCGCTGCGGCGATTCTTTCCGGACAGCGCCACCAATCTGTTTTTTACGCGGCCGCAAACCGCGCTGGCCTTCATCCGTCAGCACGCCCGCAAGAATTCGCTCGAGTTCGCGCCGGCCTCGGCCTGTGTGAGCGAGACGGGTTTTGAGCGCTACATGGAAACCGCGGCGGAACGCGATATTCTGGCCCGCGGCTCCCGTTTCGCGGAAGTCGCGGCGGTGGTCGTGGATTTCGACATGCCGGGCATGAACGGCGTGGAATTCCTCTCGTCCATCTCCAACCTGCGCTGCGCAAAAGTGCTGCTGACCGGCGTCGCGGACGAAACCGTCGCGGTCAAAGCCTTCAATGCGGGAATCGTCGATTTATACCTGAGAAAGACCGATACCGACTCCGCCAACCGGCTGGCCCATTTCCTGAAGGATGCCAAGGCGAGGCACTGTTCGGAAGGCGGCTGGCTCGCGTTGGGCGAGAACGGCCTGACGTATTGCGACCCGCGAACGCGTAAAGTGATCGACGAGGTGGTGGCCGCGAACGGTATCGTCGAGTATTACTGGCGCCCGGAACAGGACGCCATTCTGATGTTCGATCGTGCCGGCAACCCGAGCGTTTTCGTCGCGTGGGCCGAGAACGACTGGATCTCGCAGGGCGAAATCGTCGCGGACGAGGACGGCCCGGCCGACCTTCTCAAGCAAATGGCGGTGCGCGAGGTGATGCCGATCTTCTGGCCGAACCTGGCCTATCGCTCCGGCATGACCGTCAGGACGCTGACCCCGCGCACTATTCCGGGCTGGGACGACGTGTTCTATTGCTGGACCCCGATCGACAAGGCCGACGTAGGCATGGACCTGTTGACGTTCGCGCAATGGCGGAAGGACCGGACGCGCTAAAAGTCTGCCGCGACGTCAAGCCAAATGTACGCCATTCCGACCGCCTGCGTGTCCGCGATGTTCGTGGTGTTCGGCCTATACGTACTGATTACGCAAGGCGCGACGCGTTTATTCACGCCGTTCATCCTGATGTGCGTCTCGACCTTCGCGTGGCAAGGCGCATGGACACTGCTGTTCCAGACGGACAACCCGCACACCGCGGACCTGCTGGTCAGGGGCGGCTATCTATTCATTCTTTTTCTGCCGACAACGTTCTACCACTTCGTGACGGAAGTGGCGGCGCAGCGCCGCGAGCAGCCGATATTGCTGGCGTCGTACGGTCTGTGTTTCGTCCTCGCGATACTGCTGCCCGGTAACGAAGTGGTGGCGGGCTATCAGCATTTCTTCTTCGGCTACTATCCGGTCGCCGGGCCGCTGCATCCCTTGCACGTGGTGCAGACCGTGCTGCTGGCCGGCCGCAGCGCGCAGCTTCTGCTCGCCGCGCGTCAGAAGGCAGAGGGCGACGCGCGGCGGCGCCTCGATCTGTGTCTGGCGAGCCTGTGTCTGTACTCGTTTGCCGCGATGGACTACGCGGTCAACTACGGCTTCGGGTTCTATCCGCCGGGCGTCCTGTTCATCGGTCTGAGCCTCGGGCTGCTGGCGATCACCATCGTGCGCTATCACCTGATTCACCCGTATGCCGTGGCGGCGACCATTGCGCACGAAATCTCGACGCCGCTTGCCACCATCGGCATGCACGCCGACGAAATCGCCAGCGTGTGGGGGCATGTGTTCAAAGGATACCGAACAGCCGTCACGCACGGGCTGTATGAGGATCACGACGAGGTTGGACAGTCCGAACGCATCGGCCAGCTGGCGACGGCGATCCGGCGCGAAGTCTCCGGCACCAGCGCAATGGTCGAAATGGCGCTCGCGTCTTTCACGCTCGATCGTCTGGATCGCGGCGACTTCAGCCGGCATTCGGTGCATCAGTGCGTGATGTCCACGCTCGAACGGTATCCGTTCAGCGGCGACGAGCGTGAGCGTGTCACGGTGATGCCCATCGACCTCGCCATGTCTTTTTCGGGCTCGGATACGGTCGTGGTTTTCGTGCTGTTCAATCTGCTGAAAAACGCGTTGCATGCCATTCGCGTGGGCGGCGACGGGGCGATTACGATCAGTGCCGTTCAGGATCAGGACTTCTGCGTGCTGCAATTCCGCGACACGGGGCCCGGCATCGCGCCCGACGTCCTGCCCTATATCTTCGACGCTTTCTTCACGACCAAGCGGCACGGCAGCGGCGCGGGCATGGGACTCGCGTTCTGCCGTCGCGCGACGGAGCTGCTGGGCGGGAGTATCGAGTGCAGTTCGATACGCGGCATCCACACCACCTTCACCGTGCGGTTGCCGGCGCCGGACACGCCCGCCGATCGCGCACTGCGCAAGACGCCGGCGCAGCATTCGCCTCGCTGGAGTCAGGGCCAATGAAAGGCGCGCAGGTTGAAAACTGTGGCCGTTGCCACTGACTATCCGGCGGCCTGAACGCTGAACCCTGAGCGCGTGCTAGCGATTGTCCGCGGACGACCCCGGCGTCGCATGGGCAGACAGAAAACGGCACACCTCCTCGTGGAGCCTCTGTACGCCGGGGCTCGATTCGATGGCGCGCCAGCATCCGTGCACGAGCCCGGCGCCGATCATGAGCCGCGCCTCGCCACCGGCCGCGTTGATACGCTCGGCGAATACGCGCGCGTCGTCCCTCAATGGGTCATGTTCGACGCCGATCGCGAGCGTCGGCGGCAGGCCGTCGTAGCGCGTCGCATCGAGCGGGATCGTCCACGCGGGGTAGGGCGGGTGGGGGCCCCAGTACAGATCGCGGAACGCATGGACGTCGGTTAGCTTGAGCATCGGCGCGAGTGCTTCGCTGTCGCGCGCGGGCAATTGCGGGTCGGTGCCGAGCATCGGATAAACCAGCACGAGGCCGCTTATGCCTTGTACCGCGTCGTCGCGTAGCCGCATCGCTACGCTGGCCGCGAGCGTGGCGCCGGCGCTGTCGCCAGCCAGTTGCAGCGGCGCGCCGGCATGCAGCTCGAACGGCAGGCGCCCGGCCAAGGCGGCGAGCGTGACTTCCATGCAATCGTCATGCGCGGCCGGCGCGGGGTGTTCGGGAGCCAGCCGGTAGTCGACCGCGATCACGTCGAGATCGGTGTCCGCAGCAAGGCGCGCGGTCACGAGCTGATGGCTGTCCAGCGAGCCGAGCACGAAGCCACCGCCGTGAAAATACAGCACGGCGCCACGCGCCGCGTCATGATGTCTTGCATGGTTCCGGTACAGCCGCAGCGCGATCGAATGGCCCGCGCCGGTGTGGAACTCGGCGTCGTGAGTTACGACATCGTCGGGCAACGCGGGTGTGACCGCCGCCGCGTACTGGTCGTAAATTTTGCGCTGTTCAGGCGGCGTCAATGAAGTCGAATGCCCCCGGTAAATCGCGGCGGCTCTTTCGATGAACGCGGCCATCTCTGGCTCAAGCATGTCCACTCCCACTCGGCTTCGTTTTCGCGGGCAAGCCAATCACTCGCCCGGCAAACGCCGCGGGCGGCAGTGCGGCATGCGCGTCGGCCAATGCCTTCACATGCGCCGCGACGTCCGGATCGAACGCGGCTGCACGTGGGCCGCCGGTATCCACGTGCAGCAACATCTGCTCGCCTGCTGCTAGCGGTTTGCCGCCATCGCCGGCGAACATCTCGAGGTACAGATGCAGCCGCTTCGCATCGTGACCGAGCACGCGCATGTCGACGCGCACCTGCGCGCCTTCCTTGATCTCGTGCAGATAGTTGATATGCGCTTCGAGCGTGTAGATCGAGCGCTGGCGCTCCTTGCGCACGACGTCCGGTAAACCGATCAGGTCGATCAGCGCATCGGTCGCGAAGCTGAAAATCAGCATGTAGAACGCGTCGCGCAGATGGCCGTTGTAATCGACCCATTCGGCGCGCACCGTGTCGCGATAGCAAGGCAGGGCAGCGGGTTGCGGCATCGGCAAGTTGTCTCCGTTGTTCGTTTCTAAGGCGGCGACTGCGCGCCGACCGTGGCGATTTTCGAAAATACGGCCACGCGAGATTCCACCGCATCGGCACCGGATTCGCGAGACAGACGCGGTCCGGTCGATGAGTCAAACCGCGCGCAGCCGGAGCTTGGCTCGGATGGCGCGCTATCTGCGCCTTCAGCGGCCTCCGTTCCATCCGAACGCCTCCACGCGGTCGCCCTCACTCAGCCGGCTGCATTCCATGCCGCGCCTTCGCCTCCGCAATCGCCGTCAGTACGCTCGTAATGCAATCGTCCCGGTAGCGTTCGAGCTGTTTGATCGAGCGCGGCCCGACCTGCTCGGCGGTGCCGTCCACGACCCGGTCGATCAGTTCATCCGTGAGCTTCGGCGCCACCAGTTTAGTCCAGGGCAGCTCCAGCGCGGGTCCGAATTGCTGCATGAAGTGGCGCATGCCCGCGTCGCCGCCCGCCAGCGTGTACGTCAGGAAAGTCCCCATGAACGACCAGCGGATGCCCGCGCCGAAGCGGATCGCGTCGTCGATTTCGCCGGTGGTCGCGACGCCTTCGTTGACCAGATGCAAAGCCTCGCGCCACAGCGCTTCGAGCAGGCGGTCGGCGATAAAACCCGGCACTTCCTTGCGAACCCTCAGAGGCCGCATCGACAGCGCACGATACACCTGTAGCGCGGCGTCGATGGTTTCGGGCGCGGTGCTTTCGCCGCCCAGCACTTCGACGAGCGGCAACAGGTACACCGGATTGAACGGATGCCCGACGATGCAACGCTGCGGATTCACCGCCCGTGCGTAAAAATCGCTCGGCAAGAGGCCCGATGTCGACGAAGCGATGATCGCATCGGGTTTCGCCGCGCGGCTGATCTGTTCGTGCAGCGATAGCTTCAATTCTTCGCGCTCAGGCGCGCTTTCCTGAATGAAGTCCGCCTGCCCGACGCAGGCTTGGATCGTATCGACGAAGCGCAGCCGCTCTGGCGACGCCCCCGCGGCCAGCCCCACGCGCTGCAACGCCGACCACGCGTTCGCGACGTTCTCGCGCAACTGCTTTTCCGCTCCGGGCGCCGGGTCCCACGCGATCACGTCGAGTCCGTGCGCGAGCGCGCGCGCCACCCAGCCGCTGCCGATCACGCCCACGCCGATTGCCGCGAATGTTTTGATATCGACGATCACTGCCATTGCTGATGTTTCCTTTGCCTGTGTGTTGTCCGGTCTCGAAGCGAGTTGCATCGAGCGTGTGAATCAAGCGTACTGTCCCGCCTCGCGCCGCTCCAACTGACGCTCGCCACGCGCGGGCAGACCCAGTTTGCGGCGCCCCTCGGCAGGCGTCAGCGCGCGTGCGCCGAGCCGTTCGATGATTTCCACCGCGCGTTGCACCAGCGTGCCGTTCGTTGCGGGCACGCCTTTATCGAGCCAGATGTTGTCTTCGAGGCCCACGCGCACGTGGCCGCCGAGCAGCATCGCCTGCGCGACCATCGGCATCTGCATGCGGCCGATGCCGAAGCCGGCCCATTGCGCGCCGGGCGGCAGGTTATCGGCCATCGCTTTCATGGTGGTGGTGTCGGCGGGCGCGCCCCAGGGAATGCCGAGGCATATCTGGAACAGCGGCGGCGCATCGAGCAGGCCTTCCTTGAGCAGTTGCTTCGCGAACCACAAATGCCCGGTGTCGAAGATTTCCAGTTCAGGCTTGACGCCGAGTTCCTGGATGCGCCGCGCGCCGGCCCGTAACTGCGCGGGTGTCGACACGTAGATGTAGTCGCCGTCGCCGAAATTCAGCGTGCCGCAGTCGAGCGTGCAGATTTCCGGCAGCAATTCCTCAACATGCGCGAGGCGCGTGAGGCCGCCGACCAGATCCGTGTTCGCGCCGAAGCGCATCGGATCTTCGCCCGGACCGATCTCCAGATCGCCGCCCATGCCGGCCGTCAGGTTGATGATCACGTCCGTGCCCGACGAGCGGATACGGTCGACCACCTCGCGATACAGTTGCGGATCGCGGCTGCCGCGTCCGGTTTTCGGATCGCGCACGTGGCAGTGCGCAACGGTCGCGCCGGCTTTCGCGGCTTCGATGGCGGCCTCGGCAATCTGCTTCGGCGTGACGGGAATGGCCGGGTGCTTGCCGACGGTATCGCCTGCGCCGGTGACCGCACAGGTCACGATGACTTCATGATTCATGCGAACGGGTTCCTGTAAGTTGGTATGCGCAACTGACGTGATCAGAGACCGAGATAAGCCTTGACCGCGGGCAAGCCGTCCTTGCCGTCGTAGGTCTTCACGCCGGCAAGCCATGCGTCGAGTACCTGCGGGTTTTTCTTCAGATACGCCTTGGCGGCGTCGGCGGGCTTTTCCTTGTTCATCACCGATTGCATCACCACGTTTTCGAGCTGCGTCGAAAAGCGCAGATTGCTCACGAGCTTGCCCGCGTTCGGGCAACGTGTCAGAAAGTCGGGGGACGTCAGCGTATAAACGCGCGCTTCGCCGTCGTTCGGACCGAATACGCCGTCGCTGCCGGTGAGGTATTTCATGTCGATCTGGATGTTCATCGGATGCGGTTCCCAGCCGAGAAAGACCACCCATTTCTTCTCGCGGATCGCGCGGTCGACCGAGACCAGCATGCCCGCTTCGCTCGATTCGATCAGCTTGAAGCCGCCGAGGCCGAACTGATTGTTGGCGATCATCTTCTGGATCGCCGCGTTTGCGCTGCTGCCGGGCTCGATGCCGTAGATCTTGCCGTCGAGCTGATCGCGGTGTTTGGCGATGTCGGCGAAAGTCTTCAGGCCCGCGTCGTATTCGTAGCTCGGCACGGCGAACGTGGCCTTGGCGCCGGTCAGGTTAGGCGGCTGCAGCACCTGGATCGATTTCGAATCGACGAACGGCGCGATCGCTTTTTCCTGCACCGGCCACCAGTAGCCGAGCGACACGTCGAGCTGTTTGCTTTTCAAACCCGCGAACGAGATGGGCACGGAGGCAACCGTCGTCACGGGCTGATAGCCGAGACCTTCGAACACGGTCGAGGCGAGCGCGGTGGTCGAGGTGATGTCGGTCCAGCCGATATCCGCGAAATGCACCGCGCGGCAGGCAGCGGGGTCCTGGGCGAAGGCAGGCAGCGCGGTAACGGCGGCGCCGACGGCCGCCGCGAGACACGCAAGATGGGCAAGCAGGGCTTTGATGCGCAACTTCATGACGTTCCCTCTTCTGACTCGAATGACAACGTGTTCGAACCGGGCCGCTTCGCCTGAGCGAACGACATGGGCAAAGCGGCCCCCGGACATGCGATACGGCTTCTGTGATGCTTGAACTGCACGAATGACGTTACGTTAATGCCCCATATTCCCGCCAAAGCGACCGCCAGCGACCCGTTCTTGCTCCCACGCGACAATGAGGGAAAACCTGTGCCGTCCGCATTGCGAC from Paraburkholderia phytofirmans PsJN carries:
- a CDS encoding choline ABC transporter substrate-binding protein, which translates into the protein MKLRIKALLAHLACLAAAVGAAVTALPAFAQDPAACRAVHFADIGWTDITSTTALASTVFEGLGYQPVTTVASVPISFAGLKSKQLDVSLGYWWPVQEKAIAPFVDSKSIQVLQPPNLTGAKATFAVPSYEYDAGLKTFADIAKHRDQLDGKIYGIEPGSSANAAIQKMIANNQFGLGGFKLIESSEAGMLVSVDRAIREKKWVVFLGWEPHPMNIQIDMKYLTGSDGVFGPNDGEARVYTLTSPDFLTRCPNAGKLVSNLRFSTQLENVVMQSVMNKEKPADAAKAYLKKNPQVLDAWLAGVKTYDGKDGLPAVKAYLGL